From the Agromyces laixinhei genome, the window GCGCGGTCCGGCTCCTCCCTGCCGGCGGCGACGCAGGGCCGTTGCTCTCGGTGCTCGACGCCCTGTACTCGGTCGTGCTCGGCGGGGTCGTGCTCGTGATCGTCACGATGCTGCGCCAGGCGGCGAAGGCCGTCGACTCGGCGCAGGAGGCCGCGCTCGATCGATACGACGTCGCTGCGCGCCTGCACGCGAACGAGATCGAGCGGGTCAAGGTCGACGCGCTCGTGCACGACAGCGTGCTGACCACACTGCTCACCGCCGCCGTCGCGACATCGCCGGATCAGCAGGAGCTCGCTGCGCGCATGGCGCGCGATGCCGTGCGACGACTCGACGAGGCCGGGGCGACCGGTCCGCGCGCACTCGACCGGGTGGCGCTTCCGGTGCTGGTGCGGCGGCTGCGCGCCGCCCTCACGACGTTCAACACGCCGTTCACCGTGCGAACCGTCAACGCCGGCGGCGTCGAGCTGCCCGTCGAGGCCGTCGAGGCGTTGTACGCGGCCGCGGTGCAGGCGATGGTCAACAGCCTGCAGCACGCCGACGAACCGCCCCTGTCGACGAGACGCGAACTCCGCATCCGGGGCGTGCGCGCGGGCGGCTGCGTCATCGAGGTCGCCGACAACGGGTGCGGCTTCGATCTCGCGCGGGTGCCGGAAGGGCGCCTCGGCCTCCGCATCTCGATCGCGGAGCGCATGGCGAATGCGGGAGGGGCGGCGCGGATCGAGTCTCGCATCGGGCACGGTACGACCGTGACTCTCGCCTGGCCGCAGGGGGCGGGAGGCAGCGCATGATCTCGATTCCCCGCTGGCTTCTGCTCGTACTCGGGGCCCTGTTCTCGGCTTACCACGTGGTGCTCGGCATCTACTCGCTGGGCCGCGCCGCTTCGCCGTGGCCGGCCGTCGTGGCCCTCCTGCTCTACTCGACGGCCACCGTGCTCAGCCTCTGGCCGACCACGCGCCTGCGGATGCCGGAATGGCTCGCCGCGTTCGACCTCGCCGTCTCGATCGTGCTGCCGCTCCTCGTGACGAGCCAGCTCGACCCGGACGCCGAGAACGGGTACGCGACCTGGTACGTCGCCGCGGTGGGCACGCTCATGACGATCACGGCGGCTCGTCGGCAGCTGACGGCCGCCTGGCTCGGCGTCGCCGTCCTCGCGGTGCAGAGCGTCGTGTGGGCCGGCCCGCTCGCCCTCGGCGGCCTCGGGGTGATCGGAAGCATCGTCTGGGTCGGGATCGCCCACATGCTGACGACCGCTCTGGCGGGCGCTTCGCGCGAGACCCGGCGCTACGCGCAGGCCGAGCGGGAGGCCGCAGCCTGGCAGGCCGCCCAGGACGCGCACCTGTTCGAGGGGCGCATGCGCCTCGCCTCGACGAACCGGCTCGCCGCGCCGATGCTCCGACGCATCGTGGATCGTGGCGGCGCGCTCAGCGAGGCGCAACGTGACGAGTGCCGCACACTCGAGGCGGCCATCCGCGACGAGATCCGCGGGCGGATGCTGCTGACCGACGCCGTGCGCTTCGAGGTGCAGCGCGCTCGCGCCCGCGGCATCACGGTCACACTGCTCGACGAGGGCGGCATCGACGACCTCGACGAGGCGGAGCGCGACCGGGTGCTGTCCCGACTCGCGGATGCCGTCGCGGGATCGACCGCCGATCGCATCATCGTCCGCACCGCGGCCGAGGCTTCGCCCATCGCGGTCACCGTCGTCGGGCTTCGCGAGACGGAGGCGTCGACATCCGACTCCGACGAGGCCGAGGTCGACCTGTGGCTGGAGATCCCGCGCCGGCCCGAAGCCCGGCCTGAAGCCCGGACATGAAGCCCGGCCCGAAGCCCGGACATGAAGGTGGGGGGCCGATCTGAGATCGACCCCCCATCAAGCCCGAGTCACGGCGACAACCCGAATGTCACCCTGACTCGCCCCCAATCGTCAGCGGTTACCCGACCGGTGACGACGGCGACTCCAGTGGAGCCTGCACTGACAATACTGAGGCACGTCGAACGCATCGACCAGTCAGCATTTCGGGGGACACGTTCGGGGGACACGCTCGCGAGCGAACGGTTCAGCGACCGTGGCGCACCCAACGACCGGGTCCGACGACGACCGGCCCGCGCAGTGCACCGTCGCTGCGCACCCAGGCGCTCCGACCGGGTTCGGCGACGGATGCCGCTGCCGACGACTCCTCGTCGAGGGCCGCGAGCAGCACGGCGGTGACCGCAGCGGCGTCTTCGGGGGTGACCGCCCGGGTCTCGAACCGCAGTGCGGCAGCGCGTTCGTCGATGTCGTCGTTCATCTCGAGCCCCTAGAGCGGGATGTTCCCGTGCTTCTTGGCCGGCAGGCTCGCGCGTTTCGTGCGGAGCGCCCGGAGCGCCTTCACGACGGCGACGCGGGTCGCCGCCGGCTCGATCACGCCGTCGAGTTCGCCGCGTTCGGCGGCGAGGAACGGTGAGGCCACGTTGTAGGTGTACTCGTTCGCGAGCCTCGTGCGAACGGCCGCGACGTCTTCACCGGCGCTCTCTGCTGCCTTGATCTCGGCACGGTAGAGGATGTTCACGGCTCCCTGCCCGCCCATGACCGCGATCTCGGCGGTCGGCCAGGCGAGGTTGATGTCGGCGCCGAGCTGCTTCGAGCCCATCACGATGTACGCGCCGCCGTAGGCCTTGCGCGTGATGACGGTGACGAGCGGCACCGTCGCCTCGGCGTAGGCGTAGAGCAGCTTCGCTCCGCGTCGGATGACCCCGGTCCACTCCTGCTCGGTGCCCGGGAGGTAGCCGGGCACGTCGACGAGGGTCAGGATCGGAATCGAGAAGGCGTCGCAGAACCGTACGAAGCGGCTGGCCTTCTCGCCCGCCGCGATGTTCAGCGTGCCGGCCATCTGGCTCGGCTGGTTCGCGATGATGCCGATCGAACGCCCGTCGACGCGGGCGAATCCCACGACGATGTTCGGGGCGAACAGCGGCTGCACCTCGAGGAAGTCGCCGTGGTCGACGATGCCTTCGATGACCGAGTGCATGTCGTAGGGCTGGTTCGGCGAATCGGGGATGATGGTGTTCAGCCGGCGGTCGTCGTCGGTGATCTCGAGTTCGGGCTCGGCGTCGTACACCGGAGCATCCGTCATGTTGTTGTCGGGAAGGAACGAGACGAGGGTGCGCGCGTAGTCGAGCGCGTCGGACTCGTCGCTCGCCAGGTAGTGGGCGACGCCCGAGACCGAGTTGTGGGTGAGCGCGCCGCCGAGTTCCTCCATGCCGACGTCTTCGCCGGTCACGGTCTTGATGACGTCGGGGCCGGTCACGAACATCTGGCTCGTCTTGTCGACCATGATCACGAAGTCGGTGAGTGCGGGTGAGTACACCGCGCCGCCCGCGGCCGGTCCGCAGACGATCGAGATCTGCGGGATGACACCGGAGGCCGCGGTGTTGCGCCGGAAGATCTCGCCGTACTTTCCGAGCGCCACCACGCCCTCCTGGATGCGGGCCCCGCCCGAGTCGAGGATGCCGATGATCGGCACGCCGGTCTTCAGGGCGAGCTCCATGACCTTGATGATCTTCTCGCCCGCGACCTCGCCGAGCGAGCCGCCGAAGATCGTGAAGTCCTGCGAGTACACGGCCACCTGGCGGCCGTGGATGGTGCCGGTGCCCGTGACCACGGCGTCGCCGTAGGGGCGCTTGGCGTCCATGCCGAACGCGTGGGTGCGGTGCCGGACGAATTCATCGAGTTCGACGAACGAGCCGGGGTCGAGGAGTTCGGCGATGCGTTCGCGCGCCGTCATCTTGCCTTTGGCGTGCTGCTTCTCGATCGCCGCCTCGCCCGACGCCGTCACCGCTTCGTGGTAGCGCAGCTTGAGGTCGGCGAGCTTGCCGGCGGTCGTGGAGAGGTCGGGGCCGTCAGTCGCTTCGGTCACGCCGTTCACTCTACCGCTGAGCGGTTGGCCCACTTCCTTGACGGATTCCTACAACTTTGCTCTCTGGGCATGTCGAATGGAGCCGAGCCCTCCTGTGATCGCTGGGTAGGGTGATGCTCATGGATTGGGAGCATTCGCGCGCGGCCGTGCCGCGGTTCGAGTTCCGCGACGAGGTCGGGTCGACCAACGACGAGCTCCGCGTGGCCGCGAGCGGGCCGGATGCCGCGGAGTGGGGTCATGGCGCGGTGCTCGTCACCGACAACCAGACGAGCGGCCGCGGGCGTCTCGGCCGGGTGTGGCTCGCGCCGACGGGCAAGACCCTCGCGATCTCGGTGCTGCTCCGACCCGAGCTCGAGGGCGGTGCGCCACTGCCCGCCGACGCCTACGGCTGGATCCCCCTCATCGCGGGCGCCGCGATGACCGAGGCGGTGCGCCGTGCCGTCGAGCCGCACCTCGGTTCGCGCATCGAGCCGGAAGAAGAGCGCGAGCCCGCGACCTCCGCCCGCCGCAGCCGGCGCGCTCGTGCCGATGAGGCCGAAGCGCTCGACGAGAGCGGCGGTGTCGTCGTCGAGCTCAAGTGGCCGAACGACGTGCTCGTCTCCGGTTTCAAGATCTGCGGCATCCTGTCGGAGCTGCTGCCGCCCTCGCCCGGCTCGGCGGATTCGACGGATCCGGCAGGCGCCGGCGCCGTGATCGTGGGCGCCGGGCTCAACCTGACGCTCGACGAGCACGACCTGCCGACGCTGGCCTCGACATCGCTGCTGCTCGTGACCGGAGCACAGCCCGACGCCGACGCGGTGCTCGCCGATTACCTCAACACCTTCCTCGAGATGTTCGATGCCTTCACCCGGGCCGGCGCGGATGCCGCGGCGAGCGGCATCGCGGCCAGGGTCACCGCGCTCTGCGTCACGATCGGCAGCGAGGTTCGCGTCGAACTTCCTGGCGACCGCGAGCTTCTCGGGCGCGCCGATCGGCTCGAGCGCGACGGCCGACTCGTCGTGATCGACCGTGAGAACGGCGAGCCGTGGACTGTCGCCGCCGGAGACGTCACCCACCTGCGGTATTAATGGGCGTATGAGGCCTGCCGCGACACCCGAAGCGACCGTGCCGCCGGCGCAGCCGCCGGAGCGCGTCGTGGCGCGCCTGCGACGAAGCGCCCGTGGGCTGACGGTGCCCGCGATCCTCGTCATCGTGCTCGCCGGGGCCGCGGCATACGGCGTCGGCATCGCACCCGAACTCTGGCAGGACCTCGCGATCGTCGGCGGGGCCGTGCTCGTCGCGCTGCTCGGGTCGTTCCTGCCCTTCCTCGCCTGGCTCACCCGGCGCACCACGATCACGACCCGGCGCATCATCGTGCGCAGCGGCATCTTCGTGCGCGTACGGCAGGAGTTGCTGCACAGCCGGGGCTACGACGTGACGGTCCGCCGCACGTGGTGGCAGAGCGCGTTCGGCTCGGGCGACGTGCGGATCAACACCGGCCACGAGAAGCCGTTCGTGCTGAAGAACGTGCCGAAGCCCGAGCTGGTGCAGGGTGCACTGCAGGAGCTCATGGGCGAGGAGCATTCCCGCGTCGCCGAACGCCGTCGCGCCGAGCAGTCCATGATCGAGGGCGACACCGTGGCGTGGGGCGGTCGCTGAATCTGAGCGATCGTTCAGCGGGATGCCTCCAAACGACGTAACGTTGAGAGGTGGTCTCGTGTTGCCCGAGCGCGAGCCGCGCGATGAAGGGTTCCTCTTGGCCGACGAATGCAAACACGGTTTCGATGACGGCCTCTGCGCCATCTGCTTCCCCCCGCCGGAACCGGAGGCGAAGGCCGCGCCTGCTCCGGCCTCCCGCTCCACGCGGGCCTCGACGACGAAGGGCAGACGCGCGCCCGCGCGAGTGCCGGGCGCCTCACGGCCGTCGATCGCATCCGGCGCACCTCGCCTCGACGTGAAGGCGATGCGCATCTACCACGTCACGCACATCGACAACCTGCCCGCCATCCTCGACGCCGGCGCACTGCTCGCAGACACCGCGGGCGCCGCACCCGTCGTCGACCTCGCAGCCCCTCACGCCCGCGAGTACCGTCGCGGTGCCGGGGTCGCAGGCACCGACGCGGTCATCGCCGACTACGTGCCGTTCCTGCTCACGACCGACGCTCACGTCTGGGACGCGGTGCGCACGGCGACGCCCGACCCGCGTCTCGGCGACGAGGCCGTGAAGCGCGCTCCCGCCGACTTCGTCATCTTCGTGACCTCGCTCACGAGCGCGCAGTCCGGCAACGCGGAGGTTGCCGGCGCCATCGTCGTGAGCGAAGCGGATGCCGCGGTCACCGGTGCCGAGCTCGCGACCGAGTGGTCCGACGTCCAGCGCCTGCTGCAGCGTCTCCACCGCGATGACGATGGTGGCGGGCTCGACGGCGCGGAGCTGCTCGTGCGGGAGTGCCTCCCGCTCGACGACGTGGCGCTCATCGCGGTCGCCAACGATCCGGTTCGCGATCGGGTTCGCGCCCAGCTCGCCGGAGCCGGCGTGCGTGCTCGCGTCGCCGTGTACCCGCCCTGGTTCCAGCCCACCGCCGCGTCGGCGTAACGCCGCCTCAGGGGGCGGGCGCCCGCTCGCCCTCGGGCTCCTCGAACAGCGTTCGCTGCGCTTCCTCGACGCGCGCGAGGTTCGAGAGCCCGTCGGCACGGTGATGCCCGAAGACCCAGTACCGGTAGAGCACGAACCGGAACGCCGTGCCGAGCGCCAGGCCGACCACGTTCGTCGCGATGTTGTCGGCCACGAGGCTCGTGTAGCCGAGCCAGTGGTGGCTGACCCAGAGGCATCCGAGTGCGATCGCCATGCCGCCGAGCGACACGATCGCATACTCGACGAACTCGCGCAGGTAGTTGCGGCGACGGTGCCTGCGAAAGGTCCAGTACCGGTTTCCCAGCCAATTGAAGACGATGGCGACGCTCGTCGAGATCGTCTTCGCCCCGATCGCCGACTGCGCCCAGTGCCCTTCGCCGAAGACCCCGAGGCGCAGCAGGTTGAAGAGCGTCACGTCGATCACGAGGCCGATGAGGCCGACGATGCCGAACTTGACCGCGTAGGCGAGCAGGCCGTTCCAGAGCCGGGAGATGGCGCTCGCGAGGCGGGTGGGCACCGGCACATCCTATGCCGTCGGGCGCGCCTAGACTGAATACGGCGCCCGTGCAGGCGCCGACGGCGGTGGTGAACGAAGGGCATGGCGTGCGGGTCGGAGTGATCGGTGGAGGACAACTGGCCCGGATGATGATCCCCGCGGCGATCGAACTCGGAGTCGATCTCCGTGTACTCGCCGAGGCAGAGGGCATGGCCGCGGCGATCGCGGCCGATCGAGTCGGCGACTACACCGACACCGCCACGGTGCTCGCCTTCGCGCGTGGGGTCGACGTCGTCACCTTCGACCACGAGCACGTGCCGCAAGACGTGCTGCGGGCACTCGTCGACGCCGGTGTGCGCGTGCACCCAGGGCCCGATGCACTGCGCTTCGCGCAAGACAAGCTCGTGATGCGCGAACGGCTCTCAGAGCTGGGGCTCCCGGTTCCCGACTGGGCCCGCGTCCAGACGACCGCCGAGCTCGACGACTTCATCGCCGGCCACGGCGGAACGGCCGTCGTGAAGACGCCGCGCGGCGGCTACGACGGCAAGGGCGTGCGCGTCGTGCGACGTGCAGCCGAGGTTTCAGAATGGTTCACGACCATCGCCGAAGACGGGGGCGACGGCGCACTCCTCGTCGAGGAGCTCGTCGACTTCCGCCGCGAGCTCGCGCAGCTCGTCGCCCGTCGCCCGTCGGGCGAGGTCGCGACGTGGCCGCTCGTGGAGACCGTGCAGGTCGGCGGCGTCTGCAGCGAGGTCATCGCGCCAGCCCCGCGGTCGGCGGGCAGGCTCGCGGATGTCGCTGCCGACGTCGCGATCACGATCGCCGAGGGCCTCGGGGTCACGGGAGTGCTCGCCGTCGAGCTCTTCGAGACGAGCGACGAGCGCATCCTCGTCAACGAACTCGCGATGCGACCGCACAACAGCGGCCACTGGTCGATGGACGGATCGACGACCGGGCAGTTCGAGCAGCACTTGCGAGCCGTGCTCGACCTGCCGCTCGGCGCGACCGGCAGCCGTGACGAATGGTCGGTCATGGTCAACGTGCTCGGCGGGCCGGCCGAGGGTTCCCTCACCGACCGGTACGGCGAGGCACTCGCCGCGCACCCCACCGCGAAGATGCACAACTACGGCAAGGCGCCGCGACCCGGACGCAAGATCGGGCATGTCACCGTGTCGGGCGACGACCTCGACGCGGTCGTCTACGAGGCTCGCGCGGCGGCGGCGTTCTTCCAGGATTGACGCGCGCGGCATCGGCCGCGTGCCCTGCGGTCATCTCACAGCACCCGGCCCTACACTCGTTCAAGTGACTGAGACGAACACCACACCCCTCGTCGGCGTCGTGATGGGATCCGACTCCGACTGGAACGTGATGCGCGAGGCATCCGCCCTGCTCGACGAATTCGGCATCGCGCACGAGGTCGAGGTCGTCTCGGCGCACCGCACACCCGAGAAGATGATCGCCTACGGCAAGCAGGCCGCCGCGCGCGGACTCAAGGTCATCATCGCCGGCGCGGGCGGCGCCGCGCACCTGCCCGGCATGCTCGCGTCGGTCACGACGCTGCCCGTCGTCGGCGTGCCCGTGCCGCTGTCGCGACTCGACGGGCTCGACTCGCTGCTCTCGATCGTGCAGATGCCCGCCGGCGTGCCCGTCGCGACCGTCTCCATCGGCGGCGCGAAGAACGCCGGACTCATCGCGGTGAAGATCCTCGCGACGGCCGACGATGCGCTCGGCGTCGCGCTCGCCGACTACGCGGCCGACCTCGCCGACCTCGTCGAGCAGAAGAACGAACGGTTGAAGCAGTCCAGATGACGTTCGCCGCCAGCCCGATCCGCTACCCGGACATCGCCTCGCGCACGGTCATGACCCGCCGTGCGTGGTGGCTCGTCGTGCTGAACTTCCTGATCCCCGGCGCGCCGCAGGTGCTCGCCGGCAGCCGCAGGCTCGGCCGCTTCGGCCTCGGTGCCACGCTCGTGCTGTGGACGCTCGCGATCGTCGCCATCGTCGTCTGGTTCCTCTGGCCCGCAACCCTCTACACGGTGTTCTCGACCTCGATCTCGCTCTGGATCGTCGCCGCGGTGCTCGCGTTCTACGCGGTGCTCTGGGTGATCCTGACCTTCGACACGCTGCGCCTCGTGCGGCTCGTGAAGACGGCGCCCTCGGCCCGGGTGTGGGTCGCGGCGTTCACGGTGCTCATCATGGCGGGGCTCTCCGGCACCGCCGCCTACGGTGCCTACTTCGCGACCACGGCGAGCGGGTTCATCTCCTCGGTGTTCGTTGCCGCCCCGTCGAAAGAGCCTGTCGACGGCAAGTACAACTTCCTGCTGCTCGGCGGCGACGCCGGACCCGACCGTGACGGCCTGCGACCCGACAGCATCACCGTCGTGAGTGTCGATGTCGAGACCGGGCGGGCCGTGACGATCGGGCTGCCGCGCAACATGGAGGACGTGCCGTTCCCC encodes:
- a CDS encoding PH domain-containing protein, with product MRPAATPEATVPPAQPPERVVARLRRSARGLTVPAILVIVLAGAAAYGVGIAPELWQDLAIVGGAVLVALLGSFLPFLAWLTRRTTITTRRIIVRSGIFVRVRQELLHSRGYDVTVRRTWWQSAFGSGDVRINTGHEKPFVLKNVPKPELVQGALQELMGEEHSRVAERRRAEQSMIEGDTVAWGGR
- a CDS encoding acyl-CoA carboxylase subunit beta gives rise to the protein MTEATDGPDLSTTAGKLADLKLRYHEAVTASGEAAIEKQHAKGKMTARERIAELLDPGSFVELDEFVRHRTHAFGMDAKRPYGDAVVTGTGTIHGRQVAVYSQDFTIFGGSLGEVAGEKIIKVMELALKTGVPIIGILDSGGARIQEGVVALGKYGEIFRRNTAASGVIPQISIVCGPAAGGAVYSPALTDFVIMVDKTSQMFVTGPDVIKTVTGEDVGMEELGGALTHNSVSGVAHYLASDESDALDYARTLVSFLPDNNMTDAPVYDAEPELEITDDDRRLNTIIPDSPNQPYDMHSVIEGIVDHGDFLEVQPLFAPNIVVGFARVDGRSIGIIANQPSQMAGTLNIAAGEKASRFVRFCDAFSIPILTLVDVPGYLPGTEQEWTGVIRRGAKLLYAYAEATVPLVTVITRKAYGGAYIVMGSKQLGADINLAWPTAEIAVMGGQGAVNILYRAEIKAAESAGEDVAAVRTRLANEYTYNVASPFLAAERGELDGVIEPAATRVAVVKALRALRTKRASLPAKKHGNIPL
- a CDS encoding DarT ssDNA thymidine ADP-ribosyltransferase family protein, producing MRIYHVTHIDNLPAILDAGALLADTAGAAPVVDLAAPHAREYRRGAGVAGTDAVIADYVPFLLTTDAHVWDAVRTATPDPRLGDEAVKRAPADFVIFVTSLTSAQSGNAEVAGAIVVSEADAAVTGAELATEWSDVQRLLQRLHRDDDGGGLDGAELLVRECLPLDDVALIAVANDPVRDRVRAQLAGAGVRARVAVYPPWFQPTAASA
- a CDS encoding GtrA family protein; this encodes MPTRLASAISRLWNGLLAYAVKFGIVGLIGLVIDVTLFNLLRLGVFGEGHWAQSAIGAKTISTSVAIVFNWLGNRYWTFRRHRRRNYLREFVEYAIVSLGGMAIALGCLWVSHHWLGYTSLVADNIATNVVGLALGTAFRFVLYRYWVFGHHRADGLSNLARVEEAQRTLFEEPEGERAPAP
- a CDS encoding 5-(carboxyamino)imidazole ribonucleotide synthase; this translates as MMIPAAIELGVDLRVLAEAEGMAAAIAADRVGDYTDTATVLAFARGVDVVTFDHEHVPQDVLRALVDAGVRVHPGPDALRFAQDKLVMRERLSELGLPVPDWARVQTTAELDDFIAGHGGTAVVKTPRGGYDGKGVRVVRRAAEVSEWFTTIAEDGGDGALLVEELVDFRRELAQLVARRPSGEVATWPLVETVQVGGVCSEVIAPAPRSAGRLADVAADVAITIAEGLGVTGVLAVELFETSDERILVNELAMRPHNSGHWSMDGSTTGQFEQHLRAVLDLPLGATGSRDEWSVMVNVLGGPAEGSLTDRYGEALAAHPTAKMHNYGKAPRPGRKIGHVTVSGDDLDAVVYEARAAAAFFQD
- a CDS encoding sensor histidine kinase; translated protein: MPAVDWRVTRIARRRSPVTRAQVETVTGRALGLVGLVFGAQTVPMALEQADALVPGAGIALMAVLYGAIVALAVATVTKIAVRTACFAFAALYALALVAWPFLVENPAALDGGAPWLYYLCTVATTAAVVAMPPIWAAVYTVVVPAIYGAVRLLPAGGDAGPLLSVLDALYSVVLGGVVLVIVTMLRQAAKAVDSAQEAALDRYDVAARLHANEIERVKVDALVHDSVLTTLLTAAVATSPDQQELAARMARDAVRRLDEAGATGPRALDRVALPVLVRRLRAALTTFNTPFTVRTVNAGGVELPVEAVEALYAAAVQAMVNSLQHADEPPLSTRRELRIRGVRAGGCVIEVADNGCGFDLARVPEGRLGLRISIAERMANAGGAARIESRIGHGTTVTLAWPQGAGGSA
- a CDS encoding biotin--[acetyl-CoA-carboxylase] ligase, with amino-acid sequence MDWEHSRAAVPRFEFRDEVGSTNDELRVAASGPDAAEWGHGAVLVTDNQTSGRGRLGRVWLAPTGKTLAISVLLRPELEGGAPLPADAYGWIPLIAGAAMTEAVRRAVEPHLGSRIEPEEEREPATSARRSRRARADEAEALDESGGVVVELKWPNDVLVSGFKICGILSELLPPSPGSADSTDPAGAGAVIVGAGLNLTLDEHDLPTLASTSLLLVTGAQPDADAVLADYLNTFLEMFDAFTRAGADAAASGIAARVTALCVTIGSEVRVELPGDRELLGRADRLERDGRLVVIDRENGEPWTVAAGDVTHLRY
- the purE gene encoding 5-(carboxyamino)imidazole ribonucleotide mutase; this translates as MGSDSDWNVMREASALLDEFGIAHEVEVVSAHRTPEKMIAYGKQAAARGLKVIIAGAGGAAHLPGMLASVTTLPVVGVPVPLSRLDGLDSLLSIVQMPAGVPVATVSIGGAKNAGLIAVKILATADDALGVALADYAADLADLVEQKNERLKQSR
- a CDS encoding acyl-CoA carboxylase epsilon subunit, which codes for MNDDIDERAAALRFETRAVTPEDAAAVTAVLLAALDEESSAAASVAEPGRSAWVRSDGALRGPVVVGPGRWVRHGR